The Thermodesulfovibrionales bacterium nucleotide sequence ACAATAACAGCAACCCAGATGCTAGAGTCCATGACTCTGCATGCAAGACCAACGAGAGCTGAGGCAACTGATGTGGCAAATGCCATTATTGACGGTTCAGATTGCCTTATGCTTTCAGGAGAAACAGCAGTTGGAAGATATCCTGTGGAAGCTGTGAGGATGATGAAGAAGATAATTATTCACACAGAGGCATCAATGGAGATAGAAAAAACAATCCCTGCCTATGAATACGGTTTTCCTGAAGCAATTGCTCACGCAGCCTGCTCTGTATCTAAGGACATAAATATAAAATACATAGTGGCATTCACAAAGACAGGTTTTACAGCAAGGCTTCTTTCAAAGTTCAGGCCACCTGTACCTGTAATTGCCCTTACACCTTATGAAAGAGTATTAAGAAGAATGAGCATCTACCATGGAGTAATGCCCATGCTCATGAGGAGACTGAACTCAACTGATGAGCTTATCAATGAAGTGGAAAAATCCCTTACTAAACAGGGACTCCTCATTAAAGGAGACACAATTGTTATAACAGGAAGCCTTCCGCCAACCTTCATCGAAGGAAAGACCAATTTTATGAAGATTCACAGGATAGAATAAAATTTGGATTTATTTAAGGTGTTGTTCCTCCAGAAGGTCCAGCAACCTCAAAAGTAGCACTTCCAAAAACTGTTCCGCTTGTCACTGTAATATCCCCTTTATATTTGTGATACAGAGCTCCTGTTGTTCCACAATTCTGATAACAACCAGCAAGATATTCCACGCAGAACCTGTAAACTCCATAGTCATCTGTCTCAGCATAATAAGGTCCATTCACATATTTATTGCTTTGACAGGATCCATCGATAAAGCGAAAATAATTAGTTACAGGGTATGCAAAGGGAAAGGATATCTGAAACCTAACCCTTCCAATAGGGATATCGTTGGAGTCTCTCACTATCACAGAGTAGTCCTTTCTTAGATAGGTTTCAGGAATATCAGGTGTATCAGTAAATTCTGCCGGATTTATAGTTATTGTTGAGCCTGGAGGTGCAATTATTGAATCACCTGGCAAATCAAGCTCTGTACCACAGCTTGAGGCAAGGAAAATTATCATAAAGAGAATTACCAAAAAAAATCTCTTCATTCATTCCTCCTATTTAATTACCCTTGGTGTTATAAATATCAGTAGCTCACTTGTGTCTTCTGATTCCCTTCTTTTCTTAAAGAGCCATCCGAGTATTGGTATCTTGCTTAATAAAGGAACTCCACCTTCAGAGACCTGTTCTGTCTTTTTGAAAATGCCACCTATAACAAGGGTCTCTCCATCCTTAATTAGGACATCCGTAGATGCCTGTTTTGTATCAATCGTAGGTATTCCACCAACAAGCCTTGTAAAATCTGGCTCATCCTTTTTAGTATCAAGGGTCATCTGGATGGAGCCATCTGGTGTGATATGGGGTTTTACCTTAAGCTCAAGAACAGCATTAAGGGTCGTTGTCTGGGTTCCCTCTGCAGACACTGTCTGGACAGGTATCTGCTTACCCTGTCTTATAATTGCCTCCTTGTTATCAAGGGTAACTATCCTTGGATTGGATACAACCTTTCCTTTACCTGTTCCCTCAAGGGCTGAAAGCTGAAGATCAAGACTCAGTGTTCTCTGGGCATTTATGTATCCAAGCCCTATTGCTCCACCACTACCCTGTGTAACAGCAGCAGGAAGATTGACCATAAAATTTGTACCCGTAAATCCTGAACCTCCTGGCAAACCAGCAGGTCCACCAATCCTGAGAAGGGTATTTGGTGAAAGCCAGTTTATACCCCACTGAATACCAAGCTCACGGACAAAATTGCTATTTACCTCCACTATCCTTGCATCTATAAGGACCTGTGGAGTGGGTTTATCAATGGATTTAAGGAGTTTTTCTATCTCGGGAAAGGCTGACTCAACATCTCTTATTATAAGAGAGCTTGTCCTTGTATCTATGCTTATGCTGCCCCTGGGAGAAAGGGCCTTTGCGTCTTTAATGAATTTTTCCACATCCTTTGGGTCTGCAAAGTTCACGGAATAAACTTTTGTAACAAGTGGCTCTGCCTTTATACCAGCCTCAGCTGCCTTTGCCTTTTCTTCATATTCCCTTGCAAGTACAGCATGGGGAGCTATCCTCATAACATTACCTTCAACAATAGCATCAAGTCCATGGGTCTTAAGTATTAAATCAAGTGCCTGGTCCCAAGGAACATTTAATAATTTAAGGGTGATCTTTCCCTTTACATCTGGATGAATCACGACATTGTAGCCACTCACATCTCCTATTAATCTCAGTATGGCAGTTATGTCTGCATCCTGAAAATCAAGAGAGATCTTTTTGCCCTTATACTTAACAGGCTGTACAGGTATCTCTACAGGTGTTACCGCTTTATCCTCTACCTTTTGAGTCTTTGCTTCAGCCTGAACCTCTGACTTTATCTCAGCTTCAACTGTCTTTTCGATCTTTACATCTTTCTTCTCAACATTAACCCGCTCCACGGCTTCTGTCATCACTGCCACAACAAGTCTATCACCCCGGCCACTTACCTCATAAGAAGTTTTTTCAGACATGTCAAGAACGATTCTCGTTTTATCAGGATGTTTTCCTATTCTTATAGACCTAAGTGGTGCAATGGCCTCAGGTGCCTTTGCTTTTGAGACAGTGCCTGCAATGTCTATGACAATCCTTTTGTCAAGTGGAAAGACATTTGGCTTGAGTTCTCCATCTCCCAGTATCTCAACCTCTACTATTCCGTTCTTTTTTGAAAGTTTTATGTCCCTTATCTCCTTAGCAGGTGGTAGCACCGGTTGAACATCCTCTGCCTTTTTTTCCTCAGGAGCAGTAACCGTCGATTTCTCTTCAACAGGTAAGAGCTCTATCTTTTCAGGTTCTTCTGGTAAAGCCTCGGCTACAGGTTGTGATTCTTCAATAAATCTTACAGTAAGCACATTGTCTCTAAATTCTGCCTCTTCTTTTAAAGGTGCCTGAAGAGCTATCTCGAGTTTTAGACCCCTTCCTTCCATCAAAAATACAGCAATCTCAGTAATTCCCTTTTTATCGGAAGTAATCTTTTCGCCAGGTACAAGTACCCCTGGAGCTACATCCTGAAGCTCTGCTATTAATTTGAATGGATCTTCTGTTGATCTATATATGGTATAACTGAAGGGCCTGTTTGCTTCTATACTAAGGGTGTTATCTTCTATGATAATTCCTGTTATGGCTGCCTGCTCCGCTGGTTTCACCTGACCTTTTGTAGCACAGGCAGAAAAAGAAAGGATAAAGATTGAAAATAAAATTAAAAATTTTATAAAGGAAACCTTTTTCATCTATTCCTCCTCCCGGAGTTTCAGGGTGAAATCCCTGGCTCTTACAACTCCTCTGTAATCTTTTATAAACTCCCTTATATATACAGCCTTAGGTTCAATTCTCATAACCTTACCATTATGAATACCAACTGTTGTACCTTCTTTTATTGTATAGGACTTGCCATCTGGTACTGTCACCATGGCATATCTCTCATTCTTATTCCAGACTATGGCAATGAGTCTGAATTCATCTACAGAATAACTTTCCAGAGGATGGAGTCCTCTCGGTTTTTTCGCCTCTGCCTCCTTTGCCTTCAGAACAAGGGATGTAAAGGGATCCCTCTGCGGCGGATTGAATGCCACTATCTCTTCAGAAGGCTTCTCCTCTTCCAATTTTATCTCTTCCTTCTGAACTTTTTGCGTCTTTGGAGCAGGAGTCCCGGCAGGTTTCTTTTTACAGGATATAAGAGGAGCAAGGAAGAGTAAAAAACTTAATAAAATAGCTAGTATCTTCACTTCTTAGCTCCTGTCTTCTGAAGTTCTTCCTCGGGTATTGCTGAAAAGGTAACCACTCGGAAGGCTATCTTAAGCTCTGCCTCCTCTTTCTGCTTCTGGAAAGTCATCTTCATATCAGGCACATTCACTATCCTCTTCATGAAGGCAACCCTGTTTAAGAAGCTTCCGAAATTATTAAAGCTTCCTACTGCCTCTATTGTAACAGGTATCTCATAGACTATGTTACTTGGATGTGTCTTCTTTTCAGCAGGTTTCCAGAGTGTTATCTCAAGTCCGGCATTCTGGCCAAACTGGGAGACCTCCCTGAGAAGACCTGATACCTCCTTTTCTTCAGGTAATTGTTCAAGGAGCTCGGCAAGCCTCTTTTTGAGAAGTTCATTTTCCTTTATCAGGATATCCAGTCTCTCTGCCTTTGCCCTTTTGTCTGCAATCTCTGTCCTCTGTTTATTTATATCAGCTTCAAGCCTGTTAATTACTTTCAGTTTTGGATTTACCAGAAGGATGAATGCAAGAATCAATATAACCACAGGCAATCCAAACATTATCAGGAGTTTTACCGGTTTTGGAAGTGCATTTAGATCTATCTTCTTTGCCATAATTATGCCTTCACTTTAAAGGATATTTTAAATTGATAAACTGATATCTTTTCAATGGTTGTGAGCTTCGTCTCATGGAGATAAACATCTGTAAAAAGATCTGATTTCTTAAGACCATCAACATAACTGACCACATCATCGTTAGTGTAACCATAACCCTCAAGAGTGATGCTGTCTCCGCCATAACTTAAATTTGTTAGCCATACGCCTGGTGGCAGAGCTTTTGATACTTCATTTAATATCTTTACAGGAAAGGACTGATCCTTCCTTAATTTTTCTATTATCTCCTTTCTTTCTTTAAAGGATTTATTGAGTTTTTCAAAGTTCTCCACATCTTTGAGTTTTTTATTAAGTTCAGCTATTTCCTTTTCGTTATTCTTCTTTTCTGCCTCAAGGGAAGATATCTTATTTTTAAGATGAAACATTGCATAAACAATTCCAATAGATGCAAAAAGGCTAAGGAGCACTCCTATTACAATAAAAGAAGGCAGTGGTTTTGGTCTCTTCTTTCTTTTTCTTACTGCAGGAAGAAGGTTTATTCTTATCATCTATCTCCTGGCCTCCTCACAGCAAGACCGACAGCAACTGCAGCAACAGGACCGATTTCGTCTATGAAAATAGGGTCAAATTTTTTTGGAATCTTTATATTTCTGAAGGGTTCAGCTGTCCTCACCTCAATCCCCAGTCTATCAGAAAGTGCCTGACTGAAATTCTTCATTAGGGCTGCCCCTCCACTCAGGATTACCTCATGCACATCCTCTCCGCCCTGAGTTCTGTAATATTCAACTGCCCTGATAACCTCGGCAAATATTTCCTCTGCACCTGACATGATAACCGGTTCAGCATCTTCAATGCTGACTGTTTGCAGGGATACTCCCTTCTTAAGAAGCTCCGCATCTTCATAACTGAGATGAAATTCTCTCTGGAGTGCCTCTGTAATCATATTTGTTCCAGCAGAGCTATCCCTTGCAAGAACAGGAAGTCCTCCTACAACAACACACATATTAATTGTACTTGCACCTATGTTAAAGAGTGCCACGACCCTGTTTGGCTCTATCTCATAATTGAGCTCATACATGTTGCTCAATGCAAATGCCGCCACATCAACCACAACAGGATTTAGCCCTGTTTCTTTAAGCACTGACACATATTCATTAACTGCATCCTTTTTTGCTGCCACAATGGCAACATCCATCTGACCGGCCTCAGGTCTTGGACCAAGAATCTGAAAGTCTATGTTTACCTCATCAATCGGGAAGGGTATATACTGCTCTGCCTCAAACCTTATGGATTCACTCAGTTCTTCTTCCGACATCTCAGGAAGGACTATCCTCTTGACCATCACAGAAGAATGACCTGCAAGAGCAATAGCAACATCCTTTGTCTTTATCTTTTTCTTTTCAAAAAATTCCCTGAGGGTTTCTGAAAGTCTTATTGAATCCATTATGGCACCGTCAACTATTACATCATGTGGAAGGGGATAGGAATCAAAGAACTGGAGCTCATAACCTGTTTTATGCTCTCTGAGCTCAACAGCCTTTATTAGACTAGAACCAATATCAAGACCTAGAACCCGTCTCTTACCGAGACCTATATTAAATGGCATAATTTATCCTTACCAAAATCTGAAGCATTTGTCAAGTATTTTTTTAAAAAATTCCAAGCCTTGCCATAAAAATCTTAGAAAACACTTTAAGCCAGTTTTAAATAGGTACCCCAATCCTGTTATAATCTCAAAAAGGGGTAAGGATTGACCATTAAGAGTTATTCAGAAAGAGAAACCCTTGAGGCTGGAGAAAGGCTGGGCAGGCTTTTGAGAGAAAAACTAAAAAAATCCAGAAATTTAAGGCCCTTTGTGTGTCTTTACGGAGAGCTCGGTTCTGGAAAGACTGTATTTATAAAGGGTCTTGCAAGTGCCTTTGGAATCTCTCCAAGAGATATAGGAAGTGCAAGTTTTGTCCTCGCTTCCGAATACAGAAGCGATCCACCTTTCTGCCATATAGATCTCTACAGGATTGAGGATATTGAAAAGGAAGAATGGATATGGGATTATATCGAAAAGGATATATGTGCAGTAGAGTGGGCAGAAAGGATTAAAGAGATTCCTGAAAATGCTATAAGGGTATATATTAAAACTGTAAAAGAGAATGAAAGGGAGATCACCATTGAGGGTATCAGTGAAGAGGATTGGCATAATCTCAAAGACTGGCAGACCTGAGCCTATAGAGATACTGGAGGACCTCCTTGTCTGGCTGAAAAATTCAGGCATTGAAATAGTACTTGACAAAGAAACAGCAGAAAAACTCCAGATAAATGGCACTTCCAGGCAGGAGATACCGGATCTTGTTGACCTTATAATAGTACTTGGTGGAGATGGTACGTTGCTCAGTGTTGCAAGACTTGTGGCTGGAAGGGATGTCCCCATCCTTGGAGTAAACCTGGGGACACTGGGATTTCTCACAGAAGTATCAAGGGATGAAATAAAAGATGCAATAGGTAAACTCCTCAAGGGTGAATATTCAATTGAAAAAAGAATAATGCTCCTGGCAAAAGTTATAAGAAATGGCAAAGAGATATCAACCAATAATGTTCTCAATGATGTAGTGATAAATAAAGGAGCCCTTGCAAGGATAATTGACCTTGAAACCTTTATAGATGAAAGATTTGTTACCCTCTTTAAGGCAGATGGCCTGATAGTGTCAACTCCAACAGGTTCAACTGCATATAATCTATCTGCAGGTGGACCTATTATATATCCCACACTTGATTGCATGGTCCTCACACCTATATGTCCCCACACCCTTACAAACAGACCAATTGTGCTTCCTGGAAGTTCAAAGATAGAGGTAAGATTGCGCTCGGAGAGTCAGGATGTTTATCTCACCCTTGATGGTCAGATTGGTTTTAATCTAATGCGAAATGACAGTGTTATAATTACAAAGGCAGATTTCAGAATCAGCCTCGTGATACCTCCAGAGAAGAACTATTTTGAGATACTGAGAACCAAGCTGAGCTGGGGTGGGATGCTTGGTTCTGAGACTAAAAATCCTGCAGTATAGATATGAGACATCTTGGTGAGTTTATAACAGTCCTTGAGTTTATTGAAAAACTCGGCTTCGACCTGATACCGAAAATTGATATTTCTCCACTCAATCCCAAGCACTCCCAGTTAGAAGATCTGAGGAATGAGATCGGAGACTGCAAAAGATGCAAGCTGTCAAAATATAGAAAGACCATAGTCTTTGGTGAAGGTGCTCCTGACTCCAGTCTTATGTTTATAGGTGAGGCACCTGGAGAGGAAGAAGACAGACAGGGAAGGCCATTTGTGGGAGATGCTGGACAGCTTCTGACAAGACTTATTGAAAAGATGGGATTCAGTAGAGAGGAGCTCTATATAACCAATACAGTGAAATGCAGACCACCCAATAACAGAGAACCTGAAGAGGACGAAATTAAGACATGTATACCCTTTTTAAAAAAACAGATAGAGATCATAAAGCCCTTAGTAATCATGACCCTGGGAACAGTTGCTACAAGGTCACTGCTATTTCTGAATAAACAGGAGAGTGCAGAACTGAAAAAAGGCAAAAGGACTGGTATAACTGATTGGCGGGGGAAGGTTTATTATTATCAGAATATACCAGTGGTGCCTACCTTTCANCCAGCTTATCTACTTAGAAATCCCAGAGACAAAAAACTCACCTGGCAGGATGCTCAGATAGTCCTGAAGCTTTTAAAAAAAACATCAACCTGATATAATTAAAAAACGAAATATGATTAAACCTGAAGGGCCATAAGATGGATAAAATAAAAAACCCGCTTAAAGACAGCAAATACAATAAATCGAAAGAAATAACTTATGCAATACCTTTACAGGCAGAAGAAGGGGATTCTATCCTCATATACCCTTTGAAGGTGCATTTATGAAAGTGCTCTGGGCACCCTGGAGGATGGAGTATATACTTGCTAAAAAACCTGAAGGCTGTATATTTTGTGATATGCCTTCAGAGAATAATGATCCAAAAAACTTTATCCTTAAAAGAGCAGTTTACTGTTATGTAATAATGAATAAATATCCTTACAATAACGGACATCTCATGATTGTTCCCTTCAGGCATGTCCCTGACCTTAATGGTCTTGAAAAACACGAAATGCTTGAGATAATGGAACTAACTAGGCTATCGATAAATTGCCTGAGGGAGGCATTTCTTCCTGATGGATTCAATATTGGAATAAATCTGGGCAGGATTGCTGGAGCCGGTATCGAAGCCCATCTTCATATACAGATAGTTCCGAGATGGGCTGGAGATTCAAGCTTCATGGCAGTCTTTGATGAGACAAGGGTCATTCCGGAGCATCTTGAGGCAACTTACAAAAAACTCTTGCCCCTTTTTGAAAAATGCACTTTATAAAGAATCCCTCTTGACCCTCCTGTAATGATGGAAGGACCGAAATTCTTTTACCATGTCTTTTAGAGAAAAGATTAAAACAAGACTTTCAAGGGAAAGGGGAACTGTATACAAAGATCCGGGTGGAAAGGTGTCTGTATGTCTTGTCTATCCTGATATCTATCATATCGGGATGTCAAATCTGGGATTTCAGGGCATATACGGACTTATAAATTCAAGAAAGGACTCCCTATGTGAAAGGGCCTTTCTACCTGATGCGGATGATCTGGAAGAGTTAATGAAAAGAAATTCCACACTCATCTCCTATGAATCCATGAGACCCTTACCAGAGTTTGATGTCATTGCCTTCAGTATATCCTTTGAAAATAATTTTCCTGATGTTCTGAAAATCCTTAAACTCTCGCATCTTCCTCTTAAGAGTTATGAAAGATCTGAAAGGGCCCCTATGATTGTAGCGGGCGGAATGGCAATGACTTCCAACCCTGAGCCCCTTGCTGAATTTTTTGACCTCATTATGCTCGGAGATGGTGAATTGCTGATACCTCCCTTTCTTGATGCTGTGAGGGAATGGAGATTTAAAGGATTTAAAAAAACAGATATACTTAAAGAACTTGCAAGACTTGATGGTTTTTATATACCTTCTGGTTATGAGGTAAGATACGAAAATGAGAGAATAGTAAGCAGAAAAAATAAAGAGGGATATCCTGAAATTATAAAGACCCCTGTTCTCAGGGATCTTGACAGAGGAGTGAAACACTCAATCCTTACTCCTGAAACAGAATTCTCAGACATGCATCTCATAGAGGTTATGAGAGGATGTCCCTGGAGATGCAGATTCTGTCTCACAGGCAACATTACACGATTAAGGATAAGGTCACTTGAAAGTGTATTGCAGGAGGTCAGGGATTCTAATGCATCAAGATTCGGAATAATAGGATCGTCACTGACAGACTACAGGTATATAAAAGAGCTCCTTCAACATGAAGGTGTTGATTTTTCAATCACCTCTCTAAGGGCATCACCAAAGGCTGCAGAGATAATAGCATTGCTTAAAAACAAGAAAAGTGTATCCATAGCACCTGAGGCTGGATCAGAAAGACTTAGGCGACTGATAAATAAGAACATAAAAGAAGAGGATATTCTTCATACATCAGAACTTTTATTTAAGGAAGGTATCGAGAATCTAAGACTCTATTTCATGATAGGTCTTTTTGAAGAAACAGATGACGATATTATTTCTATTGTTGAACTTATTAAAAAAATAAGGTCCCTATCAAAAAGGGGTTTTATATCCTTGAGTATAAGTATTTTTGTTCCAAAACCTCACACACCTTTTGAACGTGCCCCTATGCAAAGACCTGAGATAATTAAAAAGAGGCTGAATATTATTAAAAAAGGTTTAAGGGGATTAGAACATGTGAGAGTTCTCCATGAAGTTCCAAAGTATTCCTACATGCAGGGACTCTTCGCACAGGGTTCAAGAAGGATAGGATATGTGATTGAAGAGATGCTTAATGAACCTGACTGGCAGGAGGCATGTAGGAAAAGAGAAATTGATCCCGAATTCTACATCTTTAGAAGAAAAGACCCTAATGAAGTCCTGCCATGGGATTTTATAGAATATTAAATCATGAATTCCTTTATTGAAAGAGTATCCAGTGTCTACAAACGTATCTGCCACGCTGCCATGAGGGCTGGACGGAGTCCTGAGGAAATAAAACTCATAGCCGTCACAAAGACTGTACCGGTAGAAAAAATCCTGGAGGCGGTAGAGGCAGGTCTGAGGATATTCGGTGAAAACAGGGTGCAGGAGGCAAGGGATAAGATTCCTGTGATAATGAATAAATGTGAAGGCCTGAAAATCTCCTGGCACATGATAGGAACCCTTCAGAAAAACAAGGCAAAGTATGCTGTAAAGCTTTTTGACATGATTCATTCAGTTGATTCTGAAGAGCTTGCCTTAGAGATAAACAGACAGGCTGAAAAGATTAGTAAGATTCAGGATATCTTGATAGAAGTTAAGCTTTCTCCTGAGGAGACAAAGCATGGAATAAAACCTGAAAAGCTCTTTAAGCTTCTGGACTTTATATCTTCACTGAAAAATCTAAATATAAAAGGACTCATGACTGTACCGCCATATTCTGAAAATCCGGAGGACTCGAGACCTTATTTCAGAAAACTAAGGAATTTACTTGAAGAGGCAAATATAAGGGGATTTAATATTAAAGAGCTCTCTATGGGAATGTCCGGAGATTTTGAGATAGCCATAGAAGAGGGTGCAACCATGGTCAGGATAGGAACGGCCATCTTTGGAGAGAGAAAACAGTAAAATTAACCATGAAAATTTATTCTAAAGTCTCCTCCGAAAGTCTCTGCTTGATCTCTTCAATTAATCTCAGGCTGTCCTCAGCTGCTTCCTTCTGTACCTTCTGTATAGCAAATCCAGCATGGACAAGCACATAATCGCCAACCTCTACCTCCTCAGGAAGAAGCAACAGGCTGACCTTAAGCCTTGTACCCTGAGAATCAACAGTAGCAATAAGGTCTTCTTTATGAATTATCTTTGACGGAACTGCAAGACACATCTATGCCTGTCTCCCTTGTCTCTACTCCCCATAATCTCAATTTATCAACAATACTCCGCAGAAGTTCTTCCTTTTTTGAGGCTATTGTAGAAGAAAGTTCTAAACCTGTCTCAAGTGTATAAGGTTGAATTCCAATAAGGCATATCTCCTCTGGCATTATCCCGAGCATCTGAGCAGCAAGAAGAACCTCTCCAAGACCTATGTGGTGAACAGAAAGCTTGGAATGAAGTATCGTCGGAATCTCACTTTTTTCAAGTATTCCAATATAGCCAGGCTCCCTTCCAAAATCAACGGCATCCACTATGAGAACCTTTTCTCTACTCTCAAAGAGTGGAAGAAGGTCAAGACCCTTTGTGCCACCGTCAACAATCTCTATATCGGGAAAGAAAGTGTACCTCTCCCTCAGCTCTTCTACAACACGAACTCCTATCCCTTCATCGCTTAAAAGTATATTTCCGAGTCCAAGAACAAGTATCTTCACTCAGTCTTCAATCCTCAATTACCTTATAACCGCTGAATATGGAACTAATAACACCGCTTTTCTCAGCACGATCAACAAACCAGCTGATGTAAACATGTATAAGAACAAAGGCAATTATTAACCACATTATTAGATGATGATAAAGTCTCAGGGTATTATCAACAAAAAATGTTAAAAGCCATCCGCCTGCAAGTTTCCAGATAAAGCCAACATGGCTCTGAGAATAAAGAGCGAAG carries:
- the pilQ gene encoding type IV pilus secretin PilQ; the protein is MKKVSFIKFLILFSIFILSFSACATKGQVKPAEQAAITGIIIEDNTLSIEANRPFSYTIYRSTEDPFKLIAELQDVAPGVLVPGEKITSDKKGITEIAVFLMEGRGLKLEIALQAPLKEEAEFRDNVLTVRFIEESQPVAEALPEEPEKIELLPVEEKSTVTAPEEKKAEDVQPVLPPAKEIRDIKLSKKNGIVEVEILGDGELKPNVFPLDKRIVIDIAGTVSKAKAPEAIAPLRSIRIGKHPDKTRIVLDMSEKTSYEVSGRGDRLVVAVMTEAVERVNVEKKDVKIEKTVEAEIKSEVQAEAKTQKVEDKAVTPVEIPVQPVKYKGKKISLDFQDADITAILRLIGDVSGYNVVIHPDVKGKITLKLLNVPWDQALDLILKTHGLDAIVEGNVMRIAPHAVLAREYEEKAKAAEAGIKAEPLVTKVYSVNFADPKDVEKFIKDAKALSPRGSISIDTRTSSLIIRDVESAFPEIEKLLKSIDKPTPQVLIDARIVEVNSNFVRELGIQWGINWLSPNTLLRIGGPAGLPGGSGFTGTNFMVNLPAAVTQGSGGAIGLGYINAQRTLSLDLQLSALEGTGKGKVVSNPRIVTLDNKEAIIRQGKQIPVQTVSAEGTQTTTLNAVLELKVKPHITPDGSIQMTLDTKKDEPDFTRLVGGIPTIDTKQASTDVLIKDGETLVIGGIFKKTEQVSEGGVPLLSKIPILGWLFKKRRESEDTSELLIFITPRVIK
- a CDS encoding pilus assembly protein PilP, producing MKILAILLSFLLFLAPLISCKKKPAGTPAPKTQKVQKEEIKLEEEKPSEEIVAFNPPQRDPFTSLVLKAKEAEAKKPRGLHPLESYSVDEFRLIAIVWNKNERYAMVTVPDGKSYTIKEGTTVGIHNGKVMRIEPKAVYIREFIKDYRGVVRARDFTLKLREEE
- a CDS encoding type 4a pilus biogenesis protein PilO — translated: MAKKIDLNALPKPVKLLIMFGLPVVILILAFILLVNPKLKVINRLEADINKQRTEIADKRAKAERLDILIKENELLKKRLAELLEQLPEEKEVSGLLREVSQFGQNAGLEITLWKPAEKKTHPSNIVYEIPVTIEAVGSFNNFGSFLNRVAFMKRIVNVPDMKMTFQKQKEEAELKIAFRVVTFSAIPEEELQKTGAKK
- a CDS encoding PilN domain-containing protein, with the protein product MIRINLLPAVRKRKKRPKPLPSFIVIGVLLSLFASIGIVYAMFHLKNKISSLEAEKKNNEKEIAELNKKLKDVENFEKLNKSFKERKEIIEKLRKDQSFPVKILNEVSKALPPGVWLTNLSYGGDSITLEGYGYTNDDVVSYVDGLKKSDLFTDVYLHETKLTTIEKISVYQFKISFKVKA
- a CDS encoding pilus assembly protein PilM, producing the protein MPFNIGLGKRRVLGLDIGSSLIKAVELREHKTGYELQFFDSYPLPHDVIVDGAIMDSIRLSETLREFFEKKKIKTKDVAIALAGHSSVMVKRIVLPEMSEEELSESIRFEAEQYIPFPIDEVNIDFQILGPRPEAGQMDVAIVAAKKDAVNEYVSVLKETGLNPVVVDVAAFALSNMYELNYEIEPNRVVALFNIGASTINMCVVVGGLPVLARDSSAGTNMITEALQREFHLSYEDAELLKKGVSLQTVSIEDAEPVIMSGAEEIFAEVIRAVEYYRTQGGEDVHEVILSGGAALMKNFSQALSDRLGIEVRTAEPFRNIKIPKKFDPIFIDEIGPVAAVAVGLAVRRPGDR
- the tsaE gene encoding tRNA (adenosine(37)-N6)-threonylcarbamoyltransferase complex ATPase subunit type 1 TsaE — its product is MTIKSYSERETLEAGERLGRLLREKLKKSRNLRPFVCLYGELGSGKTVFIKGLASAFGISPRDIGSASFVLASEYRSDPPFCHIDLYRIEDIEKEEWIWDYIEKDICAVEWAERIKEIPENAIRVYIKTVKENEREITIEGISEEDWHNLKDWQT
- a CDS encoding NAD(+)/NADH kinase; its protein translation is MKRIGIISKTGRPEPIEILEDLLVWLKNSGIEIVLDKETAEKLQINGTSRQEIPDLVDLIIVLGGDGTLLSVARLVAGRDVPILGVNLGTLGFLTEVSRDEIKDAIGKLLKGEYSIEKRIMLLAKVIRNGKEISTNNVLNDVVINKGALARIIDLETFIDERFVTLFKADGLIVSTPTGSTAYNLSAGGPIIYPTLDCMVLTPICPHTLTNRPIVLPGSSKIEVRLRSESQDVYLTLDGQIGFNLMRNDSVIITKADFRISLVIPPEKNYFEILRTKLSWGGMLGSETKNPAV
- a CDS encoding uracil-DNA glycosylase — encoded protein: MRHLGEFITVLEFIEKLGFDLIPKIDISPLNPKHSQLEDLRNEIGDCKRCKLSKYRKTIVFGEGAPDSSLMFIGEAPGEEEDRQGRPFVGDAGQLLTRLIEKMGFSREELYITNTVKCRPPNNREPEEDEIKTCIPFLKKQIEIIKPLVIMTLGTVATRSLLFLNKQESAELKKGKRTGITDWRGKVYYYQNIPVVPTFXPAYLLRNPRDKKLTWQDAQIVLKLLKKTST
- a CDS encoding HIT domain-containing protein encodes the protein MKVLWAPWRMEYILAKKPEGCIFCDMPSENNDPKNFILKRAVYCYVIMNKYPYNNGHLMIVPFRHVPDLNGLEKHEMLEIMELTRLSINCLREAFLPDGFNIGINLGRIAGAGIEAHLHIQIVPRWAGDSSFMAVFDETRVIPEHLEATYKKLLPLFEKCTL
- a CDS encoding radical SAM protein produces the protein MSFREKIKTRLSRERGTVYKDPGGKVSVCLVYPDIYHIGMSNLGFQGIYGLINSRKDSLCERAFLPDADDLEELMKRNSTLISYESMRPLPEFDVIAFSISFENNFPDVLKILKLSHLPLKSYERSERAPMIVAGGMAMTSNPEPLAEFFDLIMLGDGELLIPPFLDAVREWRFKGFKKTDILKELARLDGFYIPSGYEVRYENERIVSRKNKEGYPEIIKTPVLRDLDRGVKHSILTPETEFSDMHLIEVMRGCPWRCRFCLTGNITRLRIRSLESVLQEVRDSNASRFGIIGSSLTDYRYIKELLQHEGVDFSITSLRASPKAAEIIALLKNKKSVSIAPEAGSERLRRLINKNIKEEDILHTSELLFKEGIENLRLYFMIGLFEETDDDIISIVELIKKIRSLSKRGFISLSISIFVPKPHTPFERAPMQRPEIIKKRLNIIKKGLRGLEHVRVLHEVPKYSYMQGLFAQGSRRIGYVIEEMLNEPDWQEACRKREIDPEFYIFRRKDPNEVLPWDFIEY